A single region of the Nocardioides ochotonae genome encodes:
- a CDS encoding RsiG family protein codes for MTAARASRKAGPVRRTSLAPAEPSPHLSELDLVALRSYRLRLEAEEERVSYWRRLVHARTDVLQAQSTAGFTLSVAALARALGDTATGRTRRVLLSVKPADPLPELPELAEMWVTRVDTDDPEAVTDALQRLAEAEHQLTAYRRALHERIDEATGELILRYREDPRAALTLIPQESP; via the coding sequence ATGACGGCCGCGCGCGCCTCCCGCAAGGCCGGCCCGGTGCGCCGGACCAGCCTGGCCCCCGCCGAGCCGTCCCCCCACCTCAGCGAGCTCGACCTGGTGGCCCTGCGGTCCTACCGGCTGCGGCTCGAGGCGGAGGAGGAGCGGGTCTCCTACTGGCGCCGCCTCGTGCACGCGCGCACCGACGTGCTCCAGGCCCAGTCGACGGCGGGCTTCACGCTCAGCGTCGCCGCGCTCGCCCGGGCTCTCGGGGACACCGCCACCGGGCGCACCCGACGGGTGTTGCTCAGCGTGAAGCCGGCGGACCCGCTGCCCGAGCTGCCGGAGCTGGCCGAGATGTGGGTGACCCGCGTCGACACCGACGACCCCGAGGCGGTCACCGACGCGCTCCAGCGCCTCGCCGAGGCCGAGCACCAGCTCACGGCGTACCGACGGGCGCTGCACGAGCGCATCGACGAGGCGACCGGCGAGCTGATCCTGCGCTACCGCGAGGACCCGCGGGCAGCGCTCACCCTGATCCCCCAGGAGAGTCCATGA
- a CDS encoding GspE/PulE family protein translates to MNAPAPTVGEISRILLDHGLIDEDQLRVATDVAREGSRSVVEVLLEQGTVDRVAVLRTTAAAAGLAYVDLTDFQVDASAASLLPADYAHRAAVLPLSRDGGELLVAVSVRQAGNIELKDDLTRITRQRIRFAIANRADIITKIGQIYRAEGELQDLTSDLTVDEDSGGDALADLTEVSDEAPVVRFVNLLIEQAITDRASDIHIEPGEHELRVRYRIDGVLVDAHRSPKNIQNGVISRLKIMAEMNIAERRVPQDGRMSITHRGRRIDLRVAALPTVWGEKVVARILDNSNTRLGLEDLGFSADNFARFRSSFTKPYGMILATGPTGSGKSTTLYATLNQLNRPEVNVITVEDPVEYRLPGINQVQVNQKAGLTFAAALRSILRSDPDIVLIGEIRDHETAQIAVESALTGHLVLSTLHTNDAPSAVTRLVEMGIEPFLVGSAMDAVLAQRLCRTLCGHCAEEYVPERAELERIGFPLPADGSLPVLHRPVGCSRCARTGYRGRMALHEVMTVGEEIARLAVTRASTDEIARAAYADGMVGLKQDGWAKVAAGKTSIEEVLRVVA, encoded by the coding sequence ATGAACGCCCCCGCTCCCACGGTCGGCGAGATCTCGCGGATCCTGCTCGACCACGGCCTGATCGACGAGGACCAGCTGCGGGTCGCCACCGACGTGGCCCGGGAGGGGTCGCGCTCGGTGGTCGAGGTGCTCCTCGAGCAGGGCACCGTGGACCGCGTCGCCGTGCTGCGCACGACGGCGGCCGCGGCCGGGCTGGCCTACGTCGACCTCACCGACTTCCAGGTCGACGCCTCGGCGGCCTCGCTGCTGCCCGCGGACTACGCCCACCGGGCGGCGGTGCTGCCGCTGAGCCGTGACGGCGGCGAGCTGCTGGTGGCGGTGTCGGTGCGCCAGGCCGGCAACATCGAGCTCAAGGACGACCTGACCCGGATCACCCGCCAGCGGATCCGGTTCGCGATCGCCAACCGGGCCGACATCATCACCAAGATCGGCCAGATCTACCGCGCCGAAGGCGAGCTGCAGGACCTGACCTCCGACCTCACGGTCGATGAGGACAGCGGCGGCGACGCGCTCGCGGACCTGACCGAGGTCTCCGACGAGGCGCCGGTGGTGCGCTTCGTCAACCTGCTCATCGAGCAGGCCATCACCGACCGCGCCTCCGACATCCACATCGAGCCCGGCGAGCACGAGCTGCGCGTCCGCTACCGCATCGACGGCGTGCTCGTCGACGCGCACCGCTCCCCCAAGAACATCCAGAACGGCGTGATCTCCCGGCTCAAGATCATGGCGGAGATGAACATCGCCGAGCGGCGGGTGCCGCAGGACGGCCGGATGTCGATCACCCACCGCGGCCGCCGCATCGACCTGCGTGTCGCCGCGCTGCCGACGGTGTGGGGCGAGAAGGTCGTGGCCCGAATCCTCGACAACTCCAACACCCGGCTCGGGCTCGAGGACCTGGGCTTCAGCGCCGACAACTTCGCGCGCTTCCGCAGCTCCTTCACCAAGCCCTACGGGATGATCCTGGCCACCGGCCCCACCGGCTCGGGCAAGTCGACGACCCTCTACGCCACCCTGAACCAGCTGAACCGGCCCGAGGTCAACGTGATCACCGTCGAGGACCCGGTGGAGTACCGGCTCCCCGGCATCAACCAGGTGCAGGTCAACCAGAAGGCCGGCCTCACCTTCGCCGCGGCGCTGCGCAGCATCCTGCGCTCCGACCCCGACATCGTGCTGATCGGTGAGATCCGCGACCACGAGACCGCCCAGATCGCGGTGGAGTCCGCGCTCACCGGCCACCTCGTGCTGTCCACGCTGCACACCAACGACGCGCCCTCCGCGGTCACCCGGCTGGTCGAGATGGGCATAGAGCCGTTCCTCGTCGGCTCGGCGATGGACGCGGTGCTGGCCCAGCGGCTGTGCCGCACGCTGTGCGGCCACTGCGCGGAGGAGTACGTGCCCGAGCGGGCCGAGCTCGAGCGGATCGGCTTCCCGCTCCCCGCGGACGGGTCCCTGCCGGTGCTGCACCGCCCGGTCGGATGCTCGCGCTGCGCGCGCACCGGTTACCGCGGCCGGATGGCGCTGCACGAGGTGATGACGGTGGGCGAGGAGATCGCCCGGCTGGCGGTCACCCGCGCCTCCACCGACGAGATCGCGCGGGCGGCGTACGCCGACGGCATGGTGGGCCTCAAGCAGGACGGGTGGGCCAAGGTCGCCGCGGGCAAGACCTCGATCGAGGAGGTCCTGCGGGTCGTGGCCTAG